A portion of the Psilocybe cubensis strain MGC-MH-2018 chromosome 10, whole genome shotgun sequence genome contains these proteins:
- a CDS encoding putative mitochondrial carrier C19G12.05 translates to MAPQKKEKPSHALFAGATAGAIEAFVTYPTEFVKTRSQFGGKRESPIAIIKETIRTKGVTGLYSGCTALVVGNSVKAGVRFVSYDHFKGMLADSEGKVSAPRSLVAGLGAGMMEAIFAVTPSETIKTKLIDDAKRPNPQYRGLVHGTVSIVRQEGISGIYRGLFPVMMRQGANSAVRFTTYSTLKQFVQGTVPARPGQPLPSAITFGIGGIAGLVTVYTTMPLDVVKTRMQSLEARSQYRNSFHCAYRIFTEEGLLRFWTGTTPRLTRLVLSGGIVFTVYENIIKIIGGREP, encoded by the exons ATGGCGCcgcagaaaaaagaaaagcccAGCCATGCATT ATTTGCAGGTGCAACAGCAGGCGCGATCGAAGC GTTCGTGACGTATCCGACAGAGTTTGTCAAAACGCGGTCGCAGTTTGGGGGCAAG CGCGAATCCCCAATTGCTATCATCAAAGAGACCATTCGGACAAAGGGTGTAACAGGGCTCTACTCGGGGTGCACGGCGCTCGTGGTGGGCAACTCTGTCAAGGCCGGCGTGCGCTTCGTGAGCTACGACCACTTCAAAGGGATGCTCGCTGATTCCGAG GGCAAGGTGAGTGCGCCGAGGAGTCTTGTTGCTGGGTTGGGAGCAGGTATGATGGAGGCTATATTTGCGGTGACGCCGTCCGAGACGATAAA AACGAAGCTCATCGACGACGCGAAGCGACCGAATCCACAGTACCGCGGCCTGGTACACGGTACGGTATCCATCGTGCGTCAGGAAGGGATCTCTGGGATATACAGAGGGCTATTCCCAGTT ATGATGCGGCAAGGGGCGAACTCGGCTGTCCGGTTTACGACGTACTCCACATTGAAGCAGTTCGTGCAGGGCACAGTGCCAGCGCGCCCTGGACAGCCGCTGCCGAGTGCGATCACTTTTGGGATTGGAGGTATCGCGGGGCTAGTGACGGTGTATACTACTATGCCGCTTGA TGTGGTGAAGACACGAATGCAGTCTCTCGAGGCTCGCTCACAGTACCGCAACTCGTTCCACTGCGCGTACCGGATATTCACCGAGGAGGGCCTGTTGCGATTTTGGACCGGCACCACGCCGCGGTTGACAAGGCTGGTG CTGAGTGGTGGGATCGTGTTCACGGTCTACGAGAACATTATCAAAATTATCGGAGGACGGGAGCCGTAG
- a CDS encoding MYND-type zinc finger protein samB has protein sequence MPTDASIESASTSNNLSYRKSHIMVPEHIVQEVMDDPRFSTDLAFSTNAFNHARHAVRNPPLGTHSSVNKIGADYLFPNSPRADKWRRERHFLLHIVAELGDVLLAYEYLRLGLDPDIKDLHGRTPIWFALQAAVKVHTTPDNVMAPQEKVNRLARYTRVARLLIEQHIDVNQSHDGVTPLILACKARDWETISLLLEHGAIKNFATKTYFSTDKHRKKFMELVSTKSLTEGQERPARVCPCWSGKVLPECHGIQGRHPYPLSFLCVCGSKKSHESCCARKTPVFEYWEGTHLVPYSLTTADKPASYQKLGRAMQSLYFGKFKYRPDGTLRDLDSFPDVPFAALDNVTLEMFRQEMIKLNLVDPAFAYAMSKYRFPLPSNRNAGVRNWKTGQQVNWNRTVDEYIASGVDSRPVFEIERAAKIGQWGGPLVRECEGPECGKLEFRDVQKMLKCSRCHITPYCSKECQTADWKNHKSLCGTENQITPFLPSQDNINNYMIKELSKEPEYKEYMSNWE, from the exons ATGCCTACTGACGCCTCGATCGAATCTGCCTCAACTTCGAATAACCTTTCGTATCGAAAATCCCACATAATGGTACCGGAACACATAGTCCAAGAGGTAATGGATGACCCTCGCTTCTCTACTGACCTAGCCTTCTCGACGAATGCCTTTAACCACGCGCGTCACGCTGTGCGCAACCCCCCTCTCGGGACGCACTCGAGTGTAAATAAGATCGGAGCGGATTACCTCTTCCCCAACTCACCCCGCGCTGACAAGTGGCGTCGCGAGCGTCATTTTCTGCTGCACATTGTAGCCGAACTAGGCGATGTCTTGCTAGCGTACGAGTATCTCCGTCTCGGACTCGACCCCGACATCAAGGACTTGCATGGCAGGACTCCCATTTGGTTCGCGCTACAGGCTGCTGTCAAAGTACATACTACACCTGACAATGTCATGGCGCCTCAAGAAAAGGTCAATCGTCTGGCGCGGTATACCAGGGTCGCACGGCTTCTCATCGAACAACACATCGATGTTAACCAATCTCACGATGGTGTAACGCCTTTGATTCTTGCATGTAAAGCACGCGACTGGGAAACGATCTCTTTGCTGCTAGAGCACGGTGCGATAAAGAATTTCGCGACGAAAACATATTTTTCGACCGACAAACACCGAAAGAAGTTTATGGAACTGGTTTCGACAAAGTCTCTGACGGAAGGACAAGAACGCCCTGCCCGCGTTTGCCCATGTTGGTCTGGCAAAGTTCTCCCAGAGTGCCATGGCATTCAAGGGCGTCATCCCTACCCTCTTTCATTCCTGTGCGTCTGTGGCTCAAAGAAGTCGCATGAGAGCTGTTGCGCACGAAAGACTCCGGTGTTCGAATACTGGGAAGGAACTCACCTCGTACCTTACAGTCTGACAACGGCCGATAAGCCCGCAAGCTATCAAAAGCTGGGCCGCGCGATGCAGTCACTGTACTTTGGCAAATTTAAGTACCGCCCTGACGGTACACTGCGGGATCTTGACAGCTTTCCAGACGTGCCTTTCGCTGCTCTGGATAACGTTACGTTGGAGATGTTCAGGCAGGAGATGATTAAGTTGAATTTAGTCGACCCAGCGTTTGCATATGCGATGTCAAAGTATAGGTTCCCACT TCCGTCCAATAGAAACGCCGGGGTTCGAAATTGGAAAACTGGACAGCAGGTTAATTGGAATAGAACCGTCGACGAATACATCGCGTCCGGAGTGGATTCGCGTCCAGTGTTTGAGATCGAAAGAGCGGCCAAGATAGGTCAGTGGGGAGGTCCTCTTGTTAGGGAATGTGAAGGTCCCGAATGTGGCAAGCTGGAGTTCAGGGACGTTCAAAAGATGCTAAAATGCTCCAGGTGCCACATT ACCCCATACTGTTCCAAAGAATGCCAAACCGCAGATTGGAAGAATCATAAATCATTATGTGGCACAGAGAATCAAATCACACCGTTCCTTCCGTCTCAAGATAATATCAATAATTATATGATAAAGGAGCTGTCAAAGGAGCCCGAATACAAagaatacatgtcaaattgGGAGTAG
- a CDS encoding Glucan 1,3-beta-glucosidase: MSSISRLLVSLLACLALVPTILGALQYGFPYGEEKIRGVNLGGWLVLESFTTPSLFDRTGDARVVDEYTFGQYMPKLRAEELLKEHWDTFITEKDFEEIAAAGLNHVRIPIGHWMFERGPDDPYYQGQLPYLLKAVEWARKYNIHIIVALYGAPSSQNGFINSGHFRDAAYWHKNQTNVDRTVNVMKTLTAMFEDQTDVVSIIQVMNEAAGFRKAILNPELLEVLKKYYYDSYDAIRNPLGGKKKSNLVVMIHDAFQHLSYWNNFMPNNTYEGVIMDTHIYQMFNDHDAHMTYDEHIQRACTNATIMSKSPMMTIIGEWTATNNDCGPHLLGRFVGQRYDGTLPGTNRVGSCIGRTGKASTFSEDYKEFMRRYWEAQTQSYEKGGEGWVMWTWKMENADEWSYKAGLENGWIPQDPTDYKYPNICG, translated from the exons ATGAGTTCTATTTCTCGTCTTTTAGTATCTCTACTCGCTTGCTTGGCGTTAGTCCCGACCATTCTCGGTGCTCTCCAATATGGGTTTCCATACGGAGAGGAAAAAATAAGGGGCGTAAACTTGGGTGGCTGGCTTGTCTTAGAG TCATTCACGACACCTTCGCTTTTTGATCGAACCGGAGACGCTCGCGTTGTTGATGAATACACCTTTGGACAATATATGCCGAAGCTTCgtgcagaagagcttctCAAAGAGCACTGGGATACCTTTATAACCGAGAAAGACTTTGAAGAAatcgctgctgctgg TCTTAATCACGTTCGAATCCCGATAGGACATTGGATGTTTGAGCGTGGACCAGATGATCCATACTATCAAGGACAACTACCATATCTTCTCAAAGCCGTGGAATGGGCAAGAAAGTACAACATACACATTATTGTGGCTTTGTACG GTGCTCCTAGTAGTCAAAATGG ATTCATCAATTCTGGTCATTTCCGTGACGCTGC ATACTGGCATAAAAACCAGACAAACGTTGACCGTACCGTCAACGTAATGAAGACATTGACGGCGATGTTTGAAGACCAGACAGATGTGGTTTCCATCATTCAAGTCATGAACGA AGCTGCCGGGTTCCGTAAAGCTATCCTGAACCCCGAACTTTTGGAAGTCCTCAAGAAG TACTACTATGATAGCTATGATGCCATTCG CAACCCTCTTGgcggaaagaaaaagagcaaCTTGGTCGTCATGATCCACGACGCTTTCCAACACTTGAGCTACTGGAACAATTTCATGCCCAACAACACCTACGAGGGAGTCATCATGGATACCCACATCTATCAGATGTTTAACGACCAT GACGCCCACATGACCTACGACGAGCACATCCAACGCGCCTGCACGAACGCAACCATCATGTCAAAGTCACCCATGATGACCATCATTGGCGAGTGGACGGCCACTAACAATGACTGTGGTCCTCATCTCCTTGGGAGATTCGTCGGCCAACGGTATGACGGTACCCTTCCCGGAACCAACCGTGTCGGCAGTTGCATTGGAAGGACCGGAAAGGCGTCAACCTTCAGCGAGGACTACAAAGAATTTATGCGCAGGTACTGGGAGGCCCAGACCCAGTCGTACGAGAAGGGTGGTGAGGGATGGGTTATGTGGACCTGGAAGATGGAGAATGCAGATGAGTGGTCGTACAAGGCTGGGCTTGAGAACGGCTGGATTCCTCAGGACCCTACCGACTACAAATATCCCAATATTTGTGGTTGA
- a CDS encoding Low-affinity potassium transport protein produces the protein MELHPKARENGIHKNRTRKLSPLVRFANFVTEETSFFRAHLAAFTFIPLIFSGIFYASNGRRFFTTHCEYVAAKEKAKPRSIRTMRSKSSFMRSISAPTNYYKQRQPVQGQENRTEAPVPSNGPHIHFQGPTPGNTLGNIPEQVVQSPIDIYNEPNHISTMTDAPMVSSSPKSHATFLSPVSDRAPRSPPVVGFAESTGFQARTGHYTRGLLDSSSSFNDTLTVSNSVEGKTIPRKRSTVLARKPSNIPGVPPEKQNASKYQGLGGFPGPIHLANQALKLVIPQTYHKMERTMTMTTVTTLQSTATPWLNFNGLVVGRNSDFRTDSLTDSELEDLGGAEYRALKLLSWLVPTYFVGCQLLAVLLFLPWLSATKSYDAVFENQPRLVSKPWFAFFQVMGAYTGGGLSLVDAGMVPFSNAYLMIIALVFVILAGNHALPIFLRLILWTSSNLLDEDSPAQDALSFLLEHPRRCFLYLFPSHQTWFLVICLVLFSATEWVSFEVLNLGLPAYEAIPKGPRILAGLFQGLAARASGFSIAPLASLAPALLFLYVVMMYIAIYPVALSIRSTNVYEERSLGIFEAPPDDENDEPADLNQIPEGTERVGRYLGWHMRRQLSIDIWWLVWAVFLVAIIERGNIMDESKKWFDLFRVLFELVSAFGGIGLSLGFPDDNFSFVGAMSPLSKLVVIVIMVRGRHRGLPVAVDRAVLLPREMQVNQDPKGTKVEIGAADHEKGILDDGSPIPPPESSELFGVR, from the exons ATGGAACTACACCCCAAGGCCCGTGAAAATGGCATCCACAAGAATCGGACGAGGAAGCTATCGCCTCTAGTGCGGTTTGCAAactttgtcacagaggaaACTAGTTTCTTTCGCGCCCACCTCGCTGCTTTCACCTTTATACCACTCATATTCTCAGGAATCTTCTACGCTTCGAACGGCCG GCGGTTCTTCACCACTCACTGTGAATATGTCGCTGCAAAGGAGAAAGCCAAACCAAGATCAATACGCACAATGCGCTCAAAGTCGTCTTTCATGCGATCAATATCTGCCCCAACGAATTATTACAAACAAAGACAACCTGTTCAAGGTCAAGAAAACCGGACAGAGGCTCCAGTTCCTTCAAATGGACCTCACATACACTTCCAAGGACCGACACCTGGAAATACGTTGGGAAATATCCCCGAGCAGGTCGTACAATCCCCCATCGACATATACAACGAGCCAAATCACATATCTACGATGACTGACGCACCCATGGTATCCTCATCTCCAAAATCGCACGCCACCTTCCTATCTCCTGTCTCTGACCGAGCGCCGCGATCGCCACCAGTAGTCGGATTTGCTGAATCTACTGGCTTTCAGGCAAGAACGGGCCATTATACACGAGGTTTGCTCgattcttcctcatcctttAACGACACGCTCACCGTGTCCAACTCTGTAGAGGGCAAGACAATACCACGTAAACGATCTACAGTGCTTGCTCGAAAACCATCCAACATCCCCGGTGTCCCACCAGAGAAGCAGAACGCATCAAAGTACCAAGGACTCGGCGGTTTCCCCGGGCCCATCCACCTCGCCAATCAGGCACTGAAACTCGTCATTCCGCAAACGTACCATAAGATGGAACGCacaatgacgatgacgacagtCACAACGCTGCAGTCCACGGCTACACCATGGCTCAATTTCAACGGACTCGTCGTGGGGAGGAATTCGGATTTTCGAACGGACTCGTTGACAGATTCGGAactggaggatttgggaGGGGCAGAATACCGTGCGCTCAAGTTGTTGAGCTGGCTCGTACCTACG TATTTTGTGGGTTGTCAGCTTCTGGCCGTTCTATTATTTTTGCCATGGCTTTCTGCCACGAAGTCGTATGATGCAGTTTTTGAGAATCAACCCCGCTTGGTGTCTAAGCCATG GTTTGCTTTCTTTCAGGTCATGGGAGCATATACCGGCGGAGGACTGTCACTTGTTGACGC CGGAATGGTTCCGTTTTCCAACGCCTACTTGATGATAA TTGCTCTCGTGTTCGTTATTCTTGCTGGAAATCATGCTTTA CCTATATT CCTGCGTCTAATTCT ATGGACATCGTCGAATCTACTAGACGAGGACTCACCGGCACAAGATGCTTTATCGTTTCTCCTTGAACATCCTCGACG ATGCTTCCTATATCT CTTTCCTAGTCACCAAACATGGTTTCTTGTCATTTGTCTGGTATTGTTCAG TGCAACGGAATGGGTCTCCTTCGAGGTGTTGA ATCTGGGTCTGCCGGCCTACGAAGCAATACCAAAGGGACCTCGTATACTTGCCGGGCTGTTCCAGGGTCTTGCAGCTCGAGCCTCGGGGTTCTCCATCGCACCTCTAGCGAGCCTCGCTCCTGCACTGCT CTTCCTATATGTCGTCATGATGTATATTGCT ATTTACCCA GTGGCGTTGAGCATCAGGTCAACTAATGT ATATGAGGAGCGTTCTTTGGGTATATTCGAAGCACCTCCGGACGACGAAAATGATGAGCCCGCGGACCTGAATCAAATACCTGAAGGCACTGAACGTGTTGGACGCTACCTCGGCTGGCACATGAGAAGGCAGCTATCCATAG ATATATGGTGGCTCGTCTGGGCAGTATTTCTCGTAGCCATTATTGAGCGCGGAAACATCATGGATGAGTCCAAAAAGTGGTTCGATCTATTCCGAGTCCTCTTTGAACTTGTCTCTGCTTTTGGAGGTATTGGCCTCAGTTTGGGATTTCCTGAT GACAATTTTTCATTCGTTGGAGCCATGTCTCCTCTATCAAAGCTTGTTGTGATTGTAATTAT GGTTCGAGGACGACACAGAGGACTCCCGGTTGCAGTTGACCGCGCTGTTCTACTGCCGAGAGAGATGCAGGTCAATCAAGATCCCAAAGGTACCAAAGTGGAAATCGGTGCAGCCGACCACGAAAAGGGAATACTAGATGATGGCAGCCCTATCCCACCACCGGAGTCCTCAGAGTTATTTGGCGTTCGGTGA